Proteins co-encoded in one Erinaceus europaeus chromosome X, mEriEur2.1, whole genome shotgun sequence genomic window:
- the SLC7A3 gene encoding cationic amino acid transporter 3 isoform X1, with protein sequence MLWQALRRFGQKLVRRRTLEQGMTETRLARCLSTLDLVALGVGSTLGAGVYVLAGEVAKEKAGPSIVICFLVAALSSVLAGLCYAEFGARVPRSGSAYLYSYVTVGELWAFTTGWNLILSYIIGTASVARAWSLAFDNLIGNQISHALQKSLSLHVPHLLAKYPDVFAMALVLLLTGLLALGASESALVTKVFTGVNLLVLGFVIVSGFIKGDLHNWRLKKEDYEMAKAELNNTQSLGPLGAGGFVPFGFQGILRGSATCFYAFVGFDCIATTGEEAQNPQHSIPMGIVISLSVCFLAYFGVSSALTLMMPYYQLLPESPLPEAFLHVGWGPARYIVAVGSLCALSTSLLGSMFPMPRIIYAMAEDGLLFRFLAHIHTGTRTPIIATMVSGIIAAFMAFLFELTDLVDLMSIGTLLAYSLVAICVLILRYQPDQEMKNVDEVELQEEIIYETETLTLQGLFCPLNSIPTPLSGHVVYVCSSLLALLLTILGLVLAQWSSPLLSGDPVWVATVVLLLMLIVGIIGVIWKQPQSSTPLHFKVPALPFLPLVSIFVNLYLMMQMTAGTWARFGVWMLIGFAIYFGYGIQHSQEEIKKDQPSFKSRAQTVDLDLSSP encoded by the exons ATGCTGTGGCAGGCACTTCGTAGATTTGGTCAAAAGCTGGTACGCAGACGCACATTGGAGCAAGGCATGACTGAGACTCGCCTTGCCAGATGCCTGAGCACTCTGGACTTAGTGGCCTTGGGTGTGGGCAGCACCTTGGGTGCAGGTGTGTATGTTCTGGCTGGCGAGGTGGCCAAAGAGAAAGCAGGGCCATCTATAGTGATCTGCTTCCTGGTGGCCGCCTTATCTTCTGTGTTGGCTGGGCTGTGCTATGCGGAGTTTGGTGCTCGGGTCCCCCGTTCTGGTTCTGCATATCTCTACAGTTATGTCACTGTGGGGGAACTATGGGCATTTACGACTGGCTGGAACCTCATCCTCTCCTACATCATAG GTACAGCCAGTGTGGCCAGGGCCTGGAGCTTAGCTTTTGACAACCTGATTGGGAACCAAATATCTCATGCCCTGCAGAAGAGCCTCTCCTTGCATGTGCCCCATCTTCTTGCAAAATATCCAGATGTCTTTGCTATGGCCCTTGTGTTGTTGCTTACTG GATTGCTGGCTCTAGGGGCTAGTGAGTCAGCCCTGGTTACCAAAGTGTTCACAGGGGTCAACCTTTTGGTTCTTGGTTTTGTCATCGTCTCTGGCTTCATTAAGGGGGACCTGCACAACTGGAGGCTCAAAAAAGAAGACTATGAAATGGCTAAGGCAGAACTCAACAACACTCAGAG CTTGGGCCCTCTAGGTGCTGGAGGATTTGTACCTTTTGGCTTTCAGGGGATTCTCCGTGGATCAGCCACCTGTTTCTATGCATTTGTTGGTTTTGACTGTATTGCAACCACTG GGGAAGAGGCCCAGAATCCTCAACATTCCATCCCCATGGGCATTGTGATCTCACTGTCTGTCTGCTTTTTGGCGTATTTTGGTGTCTCTTCGGCACTCACACTCATGATGCCTTACTACCAGCTACTACCTGAGAGCCCCTTGCCTGAGGCATTTCTTCATGTTGGATGGGGCCCTGCCCGCTACATTGTAGCTGTTGGCTCACTCTGTGCTCTTTCTACCAG TCTCTTGGGCTCTATGTTCCCTATGCCTCGGATCATCTATGCAATGGCAGAAGATGGCCTTCTGTTTCGTTTCCTTGCCCACATCCACACTGGCACACGTACACCCATAATTGCGACTATGGTCTCTGGTATTATTGCAG CATTCATGGCATTCCTCTTTGAACTTACCGATCTTGTGGACCTCATGTCAATAGGGACCCTGCTTGCTTACTCCCTGGTGGCTATTTGTGTCCTCATCCTCAG ATATCAGCCTGACCAGGAGATGAAGAACGTAGATGAAGTGGAGTTGCAGGAGGAAATTATATATGAAACAGAGACGCTGACCCTGCAGGGACTCTTTTGTCCACTCAACTCCATCCCCACACCACTTTCTGGCCATGTTGTCTATGTTTGTTCCTCACTGCTTG CTCTACTGCTGACTATTCTTGGCCTGGTGCTGGCTCAGTGGTCAAGTCCACTGCTTTCTGGAGACCCAGTGTGGGTTGCAACAGTTGTACTACTCCTTATGCTCATTGTTGGTATCATTGGAGTCATTTGGAAACAGCCACAAAGTTCTACTCCTCTTCACTTTAAG gTCCCTGCTTTGCCTTTCCTGCCACTAGTGAGCATTTTTGTGAATCTTTACCTTATGATGCAGATGACAGCTGGCACCTGGGCCCGATTTGGGGTCTGGATGCTGATTG GATTTGCTATCTACTTCGGCTATGGAATCCAGCACAGCCAGGAAGAGATTAAGAAAGATCAACCTTCATTCAAATCAAGGGCTCAAACTGTAGACCTTGATCTCAGTAGTCCCTGA
- the SLC7A3 gene encoding cationic amino acid transporter 3 isoform X2, translating to MLWQALRRFGQKLVRRRTLEQGMTETRLARCLSTLDLVALGVGSTLGAGTASVARAWSLAFDNLIGNQISHALQKSLSLHVPHLLAKYPDVFAMALVLLLTGLLALGASESALVTKVFTGVNLLVLGFVIVSGFIKGDLHNWRLKKEDYEMAKAELNNTQSLGPLGAGGFVPFGFQGILRGSATCFYAFVGFDCIATTGEEAQNPQHSIPMGIVISLSVCFLAYFGVSSALTLMMPYYQLLPESPLPEAFLHVGWGPARYIVAVGSLCALSTSLLGSMFPMPRIIYAMAEDGLLFRFLAHIHTGTRTPIIATMVSGIIAAFMAFLFELTDLVDLMSIGTLLAYSLVAICVLILRYQPDQEMKNVDEVELQEEIIYETETLTLQGLFCPLNSIPTPLSGHVVYVCSSLLALLLTILGLVLAQWSSPLLSGDPVWVATVVLLLMLIVGIIGVIWKQPQSSTPLHFKVPALPFLPLVSIFVNLYLMMQMTAGTWARFGVWMLIGFAIYFGYGIQHSQEEIKKDQPSFKSRAQTVDLDLSSP from the exons ATGCTGTGGCAGGCACTTCGTAGATTTGGTCAAAAGCTGGTACGCAGACGCACATTGGAGCAAGGCATGACTGAGACTCGCCTTGCCAGATGCCTGAGCACTCTGGACTTAGTGGCCTTGGGTGTGGGCAGCACCTTGGGTGCAG GTACAGCCAGTGTGGCCAGGGCCTGGAGCTTAGCTTTTGACAACCTGATTGGGAACCAAATATCTCATGCCCTGCAGAAGAGCCTCTCCTTGCATGTGCCCCATCTTCTTGCAAAATATCCAGATGTCTTTGCTATGGCCCTTGTGTTGTTGCTTACTG GATTGCTGGCTCTAGGGGCTAGTGAGTCAGCCCTGGTTACCAAAGTGTTCACAGGGGTCAACCTTTTGGTTCTTGGTTTTGTCATCGTCTCTGGCTTCATTAAGGGGGACCTGCACAACTGGAGGCTCAAAAAAGAAGACTATGAAATGGCTAAGGCAGAACTCAACAACACTCAGAG CTTGGGCCCTCTAGGTGCTGGAGGATTTGTACCTTTTGGCTTTCAGGGGATTCTCCGTGGATCAGCCACCTGTTTCTATGCATTTGTTGGTTTTGACTGTATTGCAACCACTG GGGAAGAGGCCCAGAATCCTCAACATTCCATCCCCATGGGCATTGTGATCTCACTGTCTGTCTGCTTTTTGGCGTATTTTGGTGTCTCTTCGGCACTCACACTCATGATGCCTTACTACCAGCTACTACCTGAGAGCCCCTTGCCTGAGGCATTTCTTCATGTTGGATGGGGCCCTGCCCGCTACATTGTAGCTGTTGGCTCACTCTGTGCTCTTTCTACCAG TCTCTTGGGCTCTATGTTCCCTATGCCTCGGATCATCTATGCAATGGCAGAAGATGGCCTTCTGTTTCGTTTCCTTGCCCACATCCACACTGGCACACGTACACCCATAATTGCGACTATGGTCTCTGGTATTATTGCAG CATTCATGGCATTCCTCTTTGAACTTACCGATCTTGTGGACCTCATGTCAATAGGGACCCTGCTTGCTTACTCCCTGGTGGCTATTTGTGTCCTCATCCTCAG ATATCAGCCTGACCAGGAGATGAAGAACGTAGATGAAGTGGAGTTGCAGGAGGAAATTATATATGAAACAGAGACGCTGACCCTGCAGGGACTCTTTTGTCCACTCAACTCCATCCCCACACCACTTTCTGGCCATGTTGTCTATGTTTGTTCCTCACTGCTTG CTCTACTGCTGACTATTCTTGGCCTGGTGCTGGCTCAGTGGTCAAGTCCACTGCTTTCTGGAGACCCAGTGTGGGTTGCAACAGTTGTACTACTCCTTATGCTCATTGTTGGTATCATTGGAGTCATTTGGAAACAGCCACAAAGTTCTACTCCTCTTCACTTTAAG gTCCCTGCTTTGCCTTTCCTGCCACTAGTGAGCATTTTTGTGAATCTTTACCTTATGATGCAGATGACAGCTGGCACCTGGGCCCGATTTGGGGTCTGGATGCTGATTG GATTTGCTATCTACTTCGGCTATGGAATCCAGCACAGCCAGGAAGAGATTAAGAAAGATCAACCTTCATTCAAATCAAGGGCTCAAACTGTAGACCTTGATCTCAGTAGTCCCTGA